One segment of Meriones unguiculatus strain TT.TT164.6M chromosome X, Bangor_MerUng_6.1, whole genome shotgun sequence DNA contains the following:
- the LOC110542219 gene encoding olfactory receptor 11A1-like gives MGNLTLIKEFLLLGFGSLHGLQFFLFGTFLGIYVMTLLGNILILTVTSCDRSLQTPMYFFLSNFSFLEIWYTTSITPKMLKTLLSGPEAISFAGCVAQFYFFGSMAVVECFLLAAMSYDRYLAICSPLRYPSLMNFHTCLWLAGGFWLGGFLTPVVTVTMTFQLQFCASNEIDHFFCDLAPVLKLACSDPKEVEKTTFLMASFVTMVPFLLTVASYIKIVVAVLRIPSASGKQRAFSTCSSHLIVVTLYYGTLGTVYAIPTATQATALNKVFSLLYTVITPMVNPIVYSLRNKDVKKAAQRLLSEWMHAMKI, from the coding sequence ATGGGTAATCTCACCCTGATCAAAgaatttctccttctgggattcgGAAGTCTCCATGGAttacagttttttctttttggaacatTTCTTGGAATCTATGTAATGACCTTACTGGGGAATATTCTCATTCTTACAGTTACTTCCTGTGACCGCAGTCTCCAAACTCCCATGTACTTCTTTTTGTCCAATTTCTCCTTCCTTGAGATCTGGTATACAACTTCCATTACTCCTAAGATGTTGAAGACCCTTCTTTCTGGTCCAGAGGCAATTTCTTTTGCAGGATGTGTGGctcagttttatttctttggcTCCATGGCAGTAGTTGAGTGTTTTCTCCTGGCAGCCATGTCTTATGACCGATACCTTGCTATCTGCAGCCCACTTCGGTATCCATCTCTCATGAACTTCCACACATGTCTCTGGCTTGCAGGTGGATTTTGGCTGGGTGGGTTTCTAACTCCTGTTGTCACTGTCACTATGACTTTCCAGCTGCAGTTCTGTGCATCCAATGAGATTGATCATTTCTTTTGTGACCTTGCTCCTGTGCTGAAGCTGGCTTGTTCTGATCCTAAGGAAGTAGAAAAAACTACTTTTCTCATGGCCTCCTTTGTCACCATGGTACCCTTTCTGCTTACTGTAGCTTCCTATATAAAAATTGTGGTTGCTGTCCTCAGGATACCATCAGCTTCAGGAAAGCAACGAGCCTTTTCCACATGCTCTTCCCACCTCATCGTGGTTACTCTGTACTATGGAACACTGGGAACAGTGTATGCTATCCCCACAGCAACTCAGGCCACTGCCCTAAATAAGGTCTTCTCACTGCTCTACACTGTGATCACCCCCATGGTGAACCCCATTGTGTACAGCTTGAGAAACAAGGATGTTAAAAAGGCAGCACAGAGACTCCTGAGTGAGTGGATGCATGCTATGAAGATATAA